AAAATTCTCAAGCAACTTGGAAACAGAAAAAACAGTGTCACAATGCATAATGGGCTGGCTAAGAGAAAAGGGGCGCCGGCAAACGGTGCTGGGAGACTCTTTCCAGTACGTTGCGACAGAATGCAGGTTAAGTTCTTGACGCCAGCGCCACACAAAGTGGCAAAAGTTATGCATGGACCTGTGCTAAGAACCGGAGCGCGGCAAGTGTCAACTTGTTTGATTTACCTCCGCCGAAGGAGCACAAGCACTGAAAAatggcaagaaaaaaaaaacaagtaaaAAGTGTAATCAGCATAAACCTGCGAACGGCAGGTTGGCTCTCTATGGCAATTTCTCATGCACCAATCAGTGCCTCATTACATGCAACCAGGCTAGGCGGCACCACTGCCCGGGACTATGGGCCTCTCCACTCAcctcctggtcctggtccatCTGCATGCCTGGAGTATATCAGCTTCCGCTGCTATAACATGCTGACGTGTTTCCGGCGCACATACCTACGAAAAGAAACATTAGGGGAAAAATAAGGACCAGCGAACACAAGCGCCGGGCACACATTTGATgtgatttatgattttttcccGTCAAAAGCCAGgaataaaaaagaaacgaaCAACTGGTGTCGAGTTCTTAATAAGAAACTAAAAAGATGGATTAACAGGATACCCCTTAgttaatatacattttttaaaaatagattatcacattttatgaattttaaataagttttattGCTCCTATGCATAAAATTCTAATAATCCACAAAAATTTAAAcctaatttatgtttattaataaatatgagCTAGTAGTTTTATACCTTGGAGTTTCTGTATACTGCCCCTTAAATTTGTTCCCTTAACGATATTTGTTTTTCGCTTTAGTTAACGGCAATTAATTCTTAACTTCAAAAACTCCTCCTCGTCCAGCAGGATCCAGAACCCAGCACGGCCAGAGCGTTGGTAACAAGTTAATATATCAACATTACGCCGTACTGGAGGCCAAAACCTAAAAGTCAGCGCCTTGATTTTGCGCTTGACTAATTTGGCTTTCGCTTTTGTTGCCTTCGTCCTTTGGACTGcgtttttcccattttcattttgttgttCTGGAAAGTTTTGTAAACGAGCTCGTGCTACTTTTTCTTTGCTGTTTGGAATCTGCCGTTGCTGTTGTCGTTGCCGCCGCGATTTCTTGTAAAATTAGTATTTTTGCCATCGTTGTCGCCGACTTTCAGGCTTTATCTTGAACTCCATTGGTTGGCAACAGTTTGGACCAAGAGAGCAGCAGGCCAGCAACAATTTGTTTTTCGCTCCAGCAATTGCTAGCTGGATAAGCGGAGAAACTTTCGCATTTTACTTGATATTATTCGCCGTGGTGTCCTGGGGATCAAATAGAGTTTAATTTAAGTTTGTTgctttaattattaattaaattgaattaatattatcataaaactaatagcatttatttttattttctcgtTACAGGTAATAAATGAATAATCACTTAGCGCCATAAATTTCTAATATTTTGGTAATTAAATACGacagaaaatttttaaacaatcaTAACTGGtcctaaatttatattttccttaaaaaatacACATTTTATTAACTTACTTCCAGTATTGATCTTGCAAAATTAAGTTCAAACACCTGAATTTCTTAAAAGGGCGaccatttaattattttaacctTATTCTGGCTTCTAGCTGATGTCCTTGCTTTCTTAATTGCCCCGTAGTGCAGGCCTTGGTTGACTTTCGTTCAGTTTCAAGTTGAATTTTTGGTTAAAATTTTCTGTGGGGTTTTTTGAGCCTCAATGTCGCACTGGCATTTAAAATATGCAAGGCATTTGACATTTTAATCAACCCTGGCCCTTGGAGCGCAGCTAGTCAGACCCCAAAGAAAACTGCACAGCGCTGATGTTTAACCAGAAAAGACGAGGGAGAAGAAAGTTGATGAAATTCCTTAATGAATACAAATACGCCCTGCTGCTTTCGTTCTTGGCTATTATTTTAATACCAAATTCGTGAGGTTTTTCCCCTTAAAATACATGTAGAAAGCCTGAAAATTCCTATCAAACTCCATAAGGAGAAGGACGTTTATTGATTTACTTAAACAATGATTATAGTTGTCGAATGCCCATGTAAAGTTATATAGAccaacgtggcgtatgagtaattcaTCTTGCATGCCTGTCATTTATGGCTGTGCCAAGGCAACAGCTGCAACCTGCATGAtaggaaaattaaattaagaacACTTGGGTAAATAAGAAATTATACACACATACCTCAAGAGTTTCTTGGTTTGACATTTGgatgatttatattaatttcggTGTAATTAGTTTTACGTTTTAAAGGGTTAATCGGAAATTTATAAAAGTAAATACATATAAAGCATTTAGAATTATGTTAATTATGATATTGCTAAATTTCTAATGTCGAATTTTGAGTTTCACtatgctttaattttttatcctTTAGGCTGGGCAGTttttttcattgaattttcctttttgtcaTTCTCTGAATCATCACTTGAAGAGGAAAATCTGAACGCCTCCTTTTTTTCATCATCTAGTTTCATAAAAACATCTTCTAGTGAGGCCGGACTGACCGAGTAGCTTTCCAATTTCCATGCAGTTTTTTTCGATTCGACAAATTGGACGACCTTGTCCATTTGTACTTGAGACAGATTATACACCACACAGCAACCTACTCGTTTTCTAAAATATAACGGTTATACTacatttgaatatttaattaaaataattttcctaCGTTAGAGATGAACCTTGAAAGGAAGACATATCGGATGCAAGTTTTCGAAGGACTTCTTGCTGACTGAAAAAGATATTTAGGAAAATGTTTTAGTTAAAGATAATCAGATACTCACTCTTGTGGCTTTCCTTGAACCTTCATTTTGAGGACTAGGGTGCGAGAATTTTGTGCCTGCATGTTTTGCACCTCTTCTGGAGGTTTCATTTCGCCAGAGACTAGAACACCGATCCTGGAGCAGTTTGAGGCTACTTCATCCATGTTTTGGCTTGCTACTATTACCGTCCTGCCCTTTAGGTTTTTCCAGAGCGACCGACTCGCATTTTCACTGATGCCAGTAGTAGGCTCATCCAGGCAAACTATGGATGGGCCACTGGACTCCGCGGCTAAGATTATTTTTCGTTTGGCAGCGTCACTGCAGTCTTTGGTTTTCTTGGGCAAACACGATTGGATATAAAAATCTTTTCCCAGTGTTTCGCATTTTGAATCGAGATTTTTGCGTGAATCGCCGCGTAGCAGTAGGGCCATCTTGAGTGCCTGTTTGCCACTCATGAAATCGTGAAGGTCACCGGACTGCGAGCAGTATGCAACGTCTTTTTTGGCATTTGTAGTTTCGACATTATTGCCCTTGATATAAATCTCGCCAGAAGAGGTCTTGATTTCACCCGCAATCATTTTTAAAGTAGTAGTCTTTCCAGCTCCATCGGCTCCCAACAGACCATAGCACTCGCCTCTGAAAATATTTAGACTTAGACGTGGATATTTAGATGTCTAGAATTTAACGTACGGTTCCAGTGCAAGGGACAAATCTTTTACTGCCGTGGTTTggctatatttttttgtgacttTATCCAAAAATACAGGATATTTtgcttctatttttggttcaCGTGTTGAAAGAGATGTTGCTGTCTTTTTTTTCCCCGCAAAAGCCCgaaaaaaatatcctttttgTATAATCCAAAGCAAGAGAAACCAGAATATGCCGTGAGCCAATAGCCACCAAATCTCAGGCCACAAATGCAATGCTGtgtataaagaaaataaatcgtCGAATCGTTTAAAATTTATCTGAAAATAAGAacaaaagctaacttcggagcccgaaatttttaaaatttgttgtcCTTTTTTTGCGATGGAATCCCTttaaaatggggttttcccctatagggcccacagcgatggctatatcttccccaattctgatccgattctcaagcggagtaccttaaacgatttcatgatcgattccccaccattcggcataaaaatcctaagacaaaatatttttgagattttttgtccaattttgtgaggggatcccttgaaaatgtggttttcccctatagggcccactgtgatggctatatcttccccaattctgatccgattctcaagcggagtaccttaaacgatttctggatatattccccaccattctgcatcaaaatcctgagacgaaatatttttcaaattttttgtccatttttgtgatggaaTCCCAttaaaatgggattttcccgtatagggtccacagcgatgactatatcttccccgattttgatccgattctcaagcggagtacctcaaacgatttctggatcgattcgccaccattctgcatcaaaatcctgagacaaaatattttttagattttttgtccatattTCGGAatgcgatcccttgaaaattgggtttttccctatagggtccacagtgatggctatatcttccccaattctcatccgattctcaagcggactatcttaaacgatttctggatcggttccccaccattctgcatcaaaatcctgaggcGAAACTATAGGTTTTaagctgagagactagttcgcttAGAAACAGACTGTCAGATGGACACACAGACgaacatgcttatatcaaaatatatatactttatagggccGGAGATGTTTCCTTATggattataataccctctgccaGGGTATATTAATGAAGACTCGCACCTACCATCGCATCCACACCTTGGATGAATTCGTCCAAATCCGCATTTAAGTGAAGCACTCGCCGCCTGGGTTTCGCAATACTTATGTCCATAAATAGCCTTAAATATACCGAAGCAACCTATTAATGTGGGGAAAATCACCAGGTACAAGCTGTTATTCAAAAGAGCAGTGACTACGTATATAAATGCGAATAATATGCCACCTGTTGGAAAAGagttattaataaaattaaatgaaagtgATTGTGAACTTTACCAGTAAACAGGTGGATGAAGAAAGCACCTACTAGTGCTGCTTCTGGTGACTTGAATATCAAACTCAATACGTAGGTGAAGGGCAGGCAGGCAAATCCAATCATTATAAGGATAATAAGTATTTGGACAAAATGGGTTATGTAGTCTAGGGCCAGGGCtgaaagagtcatacaaaggcAGAGTACTAGGAAGTCCCAAACAAAGTGTGTGaaccaaaaatgaaattttcccAAGCCTTGAATTTCCTGTtgcaattgtaatttttttactCGTTCTTCCACCACGAACAGAATGAATATGCTTAGAACCAATGCTATATAGGCACTGACTGCAATCGTTATAGTTAATCGTTTGCCATTCAACTTATAGTCGCTTAAAATTTCACTTTGTGCAAACTTATGGGGTTGTTTGAAAGCTGGATAATTTGGTCCTTCagccaaaaaaatatcttgctcGGATCTTAAGCCCGATTTGCTTGGAATAATTAATCCTAAATTATCAAAGACATCCCGCTGGTGCCTCGTTTGGTTAAGACTTTGACGGTATTGTGTCCGTGCATACTTTTTGGCAGATTTCTTGAGAATTCCTCTGATGAGGGAAATGTCAAAACGTTTTCCAATGACTACTTTAAGGATAGCTCTGTATATCAAAACCATAGATAGCGCAGACGAGTGCTCAAATGAAAGATCGTTGTACCAGGCGGTGACGCCAGAATTTTCGTCAAAACTAGCACCACACACATATTGACGTTTCAGTTTTTCCATTAAATGTGGTTTGTAAGTGATTAAATAGCTCTCAACCGATGATTTGATCTCCTCTAACACGGCGGGTTTCTTGACTTGGTCCGCATACTCAACCGCCTCTGCCTCATGACCATTAGGATCTTCCAGCAATACAATCACGTCCTCTGGAAAGCTTTCCAACCTTATGTGAATCCAATCGGCCAAATCCGTGCCATGTTGATTCTTATTATTGGGTGGCCCAACATAATTCACAATCAAGAACCATATTATTGGTATGATCACGATCAACAGGAACATGAATTTGTGGCTCCAAATGTAGAGGGCCTTCTTCATCACCATGGCCTCGATTACTTTGCAGCATGTCCGGTTTCTTTTGCCGCCCTCGGGGTTCGTCCTCCATTCCCGTTCCGATGTGTCGGATTCGCCCTCATGATCGGTGTCTGCCTCGAGCTTTTGTGGTGGTTTCCTTTCCGCGGCGTCTGTTTCTTTATCTCTTTTTTCCCTGGCAGCCCTTTCTCTGTCTTGTCTTTCCCTGTCTTCTCGATCTCTAGCTTCCTTTTCTCTGGCTTGCCTTTCTCTTTCCTCCGTTTCTCTAGCTTCCCTTTCTCTAGCTTCCCTGTCTCTGGCTTCCTTTTCTCtggctttcttttcttttcctgTTTCCCTTTCTCTTCCGGTTCCCTGGTCTCTAGTGGGGCCTTCTCTAGCTTCTCGTGCTGCCGCTTCTCTAGCAAGTCTTTCCGCTTCTGCAGCCGCTGCGGCAGCTTCTGCAGCCCTCTGGGCCCTTTGAGCCCTTCGAGTTTGACGATCCGGTGAGTCTGTTTGGGTCGCCAAGTCTTCGGTTGATCCTGggtttaaaaatagtaaaagtAAACATTGTTAGCAACACTATCCTATACTTAAGACTATTCCTTTCATAATGggttatttaatatataatattagttacatatttaaaaaatacttactTTTTGGAATGTTGCCACCTGCTCTAGCACGTTTCTTCCTGGGACCAGCTTCGGTTTTGAAGACATTCTCCAATGTGGCATCTCGCCAACTAAAGCTTATAATATCGAGGTTCTTTTTGTGCTCCTCCAGTTGTCGAAGCATTTCCACGAACTTATCCACGAAATTACCACGAATAGTATAGCTAATGGATGCTCCTTGGATCAAGGCTTTCGCAGTTTGGACATAGCTTTTCACCAGATCTGTCACCTTAGAGTCCTGACAGTTCGGTCCCTTTTGGCAGGAGAGTTTGTATGTTTCAtaattattcattttaatGCTCTCCATTGAACCCTGGCTGCAGACATGGCCTTCGGAGAGGATGAAAATGCGGTCGCCCAGCATTTGCCCCTCGTCCAAATCCTTGGTGGCTAACACGATAGTCCGACCTTTCTTCTCATTTTGGAGTAGCTCCATTACCTGCTGTTTTCCGACTGGATCTAGGCCAGAGGAGGGTTCATCACACAATACAACAGTGGACCCACCAACCAAGGAACAGGCAAGGGATACCCGTCGCTGGTTTCCTTTCGATAGATTGGAGACTTTTGTATTTTCGTACTCTTGCAGGTTTAGTTTCTCGATGTAGCTTGAGGTCTCTCTATTCGCCGCTGAGGCTTTTTTCCCCCTCAGCAGACTGAAGAAGGATATTTGTTGATTAACAGTTAGTCCACTGAAGAGCACATTTTGCTGTGGACAGAATCCGATTCCACTCCTGGCCCTATCTGGGTTCCTCACAATATCATAGCCATTGATTTTGGCTATTCCTGAAGTGGGTTTCTCGATTCCGGCCAACATGCGCAATGTTGTGGTTTTGCCAGCACCACTAGGACCCAAAAGGGTCAGGCATTCATCTTTGTACATCTTTATGGACAGTTTGGAAACCACtgttttcttgttaaattccTTCGTAACTCGATCCAAGTGAATCGCGGGTTCATCATCCTTGTGGTTCTGCCCGCCCATGCAGCGATCAT
The Drosophila bipectinata strain 14024-0381.07 chromosome 3R, DbipHiC1v2, whole genome shotgun sequence DNA segment above includes these coding regions:
- the LOC122321617 gene encoding phospholipid-transporting ATPase ABCA3 isoform X1, whose protein sequence is MGSCRSFRLLLWKDLRVILSNPTEFLLVVLSSFFIPLLLSIIMGIISYDMNIKEAKIFPAKSVETNLYDELYFSPYNNLIEGFFRDFANITKFNESSGFIDIHKLEVGLAENDRALGVAFPDDWFTFNEFPEDLKLFIYMPGYKNHKDFDYFESGFLYVQKTLINLFAQRVKNSSNTYLPNVKMKHLPYPRHKNNSYAEVACTMPIIILASFFLPTVTLTKHIVAEKENQEKSLLNAVGLGNCLLWLAWYTKALILFLTCLVLFLIFVAFSNVYAFSNYFILIILFIVYIHSCITFAFLISSFCSKTYWGILATIVLFVASVVPYALVPPMSVQLMPQIFCCFCLNSAMFYIFNVVCGLEQMSIGLNWNTFIATIVPEDISILGVLAIMLITSLICMFLSLYVEQLMPGTHSWSFPCPSCKKSLRSFPALPVLSSDTARKVLDFCVKSLSFCIRRPAAADADDRCMGGQNHKDDEPAIHLDRVTKEFNKKTVVSKLSIKMYKDECLTLLGPSGAGKTTTLRMLAGIEKPTSGIAKINGYDIVRNPDRARSGIGFCPQQNVLFSGLTVNQQISFFSLLRGKKASAANRETSSYIEKLNLQEYENTKVSNLSKGNQRRVSLACSLVGGSTVVLCDEPSSGLDPVGKQQVMELLQNEKKGRTIVLATKDLDEGQMLGDRIFILSEGHVCSQGSMESIKMNNYETYKLSCQKGPNCQDSKVTDLVKSYVQTAKALIQGASISYTIRGNFVDKFVEMLRQLEEHKKNLDIISFSWRDATLENVFKTEAGPRKKRARAGGNIPKRSTEDLATQTDSPDRQTRRAQRAQRAAEAAAAAAEAERLAREAAAREAREGPTRDQGTGRERETGKEKKAREKEARDREAREREARETEERERQAREKEARDREDRERQDRERAAREKRDKETDAAERKPPQKLEADTDHEGESDTSEREWRTNPEGGKRNRTCCKVIEAMVMKKALYIWSHKFMFLLIVIIPIIWFLIVNYVGPPNNKNQHGTDLADWIHIRLESFPEDVIVLLEDPNGHEAEAVEYADQVKKPAVLEEIKSSVESYLITYKPHLMEKLKRQYVCGASFDENSGVTAWYNDLSFEHSSALSMVLIYRAILKVVIGKRFDISLIRGILKKSAKKYARTQYRQSLNQTRHQRDVFDNLGLIIPSKSGLRSEQDIFLAEGPNYPAFKQPHKFAQSEILSDYKLNGKRLTITIAVSAYIALVLSIFILFVVEERVKKLQLQQEIQGLGKFHFWFTHFVWDFLVLCLCMTLSALALDYITHFVQILIILIMIGFACLPFTYVLSLIFKSPEAALVGAFFIHLFTGGILFAFIYVVTALLNNSLYLVIFPTLIGCFGIFKAIYGHKYCETQAASASLKCGFGRIHPRCGCDALHLWPEIWWLLAHGIFWFLLLWIIQKGYFFRAFAGKKKTATSLSTREPKIEAKYPVFLDKVTKKYSQTTAVKDLSLALEPGECYGLLGADGAGKTTTLKMIAGEIKTSSGEIYIKGNNVETTNAKKDVAYCSQSGDLHDFMSGKQALKMALLLRGDSRKNLDSKCETLGKDFYIQSCLPKKTKDCSDAAKRKIILAAESSGPSIVCLDEPTTGISENASRSLWKNLKGRTVIVASQNMDEVASNCSRIGVLVSGEMKPPEEVQNMQAQNSRTLVLKMKVQGKPQDQQEVLRKLASDMSSFQGSSLTKRVGCCVVYNLSQVQMDKVVQFVESKKTAWKLESYSVSPASLEDVFMKLDDEKKEAFRFSSSSDDSENDKKENSMKKTAQPKG
- the LOC122321617 gene encoding ATP-binding cassette sub-family A member 2 isoform X2; its protein translation is MGSCRSFRLLLWKDLRVILSNPTEFLLVVLSSFFIPLLLSIIMGIISYDMNIKEAKIFPAKSVETNLYDELYFSPYNNLIEGFFRDFANITKFNESSGFIDIHKLEVGLAENDRALGVAFPDDWFTFNEFPEDLKLFIYMPGYKNHKDFDYFESGFLYVQKTLINLFAQRVKNSSNTYLPNVKMKHLPYPRHKNNSYAEVACTMPIIILASFFLPTVTLTKHIVAEKENQEKSLLNAVGLGNCLLWLAWYTKALILFLTCLVLFLIFVAFSNVYAFSNYFILIILFIVYIHSCITFAFLISSFCSKTYWGILATIVLFVASVVPYALVPPMSVQLMPQIFCCFCLNSAMFYIFNVVCGLEQMSIGLNWNTFIATIVPEDISILGVLAIMLITSLICMFLSLYVEQLMPGTHSWSFPCPSCKKSLRSFPALPVLSSDTARKVLDFCVKSLSFCIRRPAAADADDRCMGGQNHKDDEPAIHLDRVTKEFNKKTVVSKLSIKMYKDECLTLLGPSGAGKTTTLRMLAGIEKPTSGIAKINGYDIVRNPDRARSGIGFCPQQNVLFSGLTVNQQISFFSLLRGKKASAANRETSSYIEKLNLQEYENTKVSNLSKGNQRRVSLACSLVGGSTVVLCDEPSSGLDPVGKQQVMELLQNEKKGRTIVLATKDLDEGQMLGDRIFILSEGHVCSQGSMESIKMNNYETYKLSCQKGPNCQDSKVTDLVKSYVQTAKALIQGASISYTIRGNFVDKFVEMLRQLEEHKKNLDIISFSWRDATLENVFKTEAGPRKKRARAGGNIPKRSTEDLATQTDSPDRQTRRAQRAQRAAEAAAAAAEAERLAREAAAREAREGPTRDQGTGRERETGKEKKAREKEARDREAREREARETEERERQAREKEARDREDRERQDRERAAREKRDKETDAAERKPPQKLEADTDHEGESDTSEREWRTNPEGGKRNRTCCKVIEAMVMKKALYIWSHKFMFLLIVIIPIIWFLIVNYVGPPNNKNQHGTDLADWIHIRLESFPEDVIVLLEDPNGHEAEAVEYADQVKKPAVLEEIKSSVESYLITYKPHLMEKLKRQYVCGASFDENSGVTAWYNDLSFEHSSALSMVLIYRAILKVVIGKRFDISLIRGILKKSAKKYARTQYRQSLNQTRHQRDVFDNLGLIIPSKSGLRSEQDIFLAEGPNYPAFKQPHKFAQSEILSDYKLNGKRLTITIAVSAYIALVLSIFILFVVEERVKKLQLQQEIQGLGKFHFWFTHFVWDFLVLCLCMTLSALALDYITHFVQILIILIMIGFACLPFTYVLSLIFKSPEAALVGAFFIHLFTGGILFAFIYVVTALLNNSLYLVIFPTLIGCFGIFKAIYGHKYCETQAASASLKCGFGRIHPRCGCDGSIAFVA